The Enterobacteriaceae endosymbiont of Neohaemonia nigricornis genome has a segment encoding these proteins:
- the parE gene encoding DNA topoisomerase IV subunit B, which yields MNHLNQYNADAIEVLEGLDPVKRRPGMYTDLTRPNHLGQEVIDNSVDEALAGYAKNIEVILYKDQSLEIIDDGRGMPIDIHPQEGIPAIELILCRLHAGGKFSNKTYQFSGGLHGVGISVVNALSKRMEVSIFRNKKTYHIIFENGCKVKDLSIINNNINYTGTKIRFWPNEHFFEHSTFLVSHLINLLKAKAILCSGLTVSFKNKNTKDYYSWHYKYGLCDYLINSSKNFNSIPKEPFTGDYISKTKHISWALFWITNSNNTIITESYVNLIPTTNGGTHVNGLRLGLLDAIKNFCNCHNILPKNLKLSGDDVWNDCSYVLSIKIQDPQFTGQTKERLSSRQCTVFVSHIVRDAFILWLNKNIKIGICIADMVIANAQKRIRESKKIIKKKNYISSLLPGKLADCIIKNPKKTELFLVEGDSAGGSAKQARDKNYQAVMPLKGKILNTWEINSEEILCSQEIYDIILAIGVYPNNDNLKKLRYHKICILADADSDGLHIATLLCALFIKHFFPLVTNGNIYVAMPPLYRIDLGKHIFYALDENEKLLILNKYASKYKQDSINVQRFKGLGEMNPKQLRETTFNPNTRKLVQLVIHNNNLDIKKALSIMDMLLSKKRSEDRRKWLQQKGDITNI from the coding sequence ATGAATCATTTAAATCAATATAATGCTGATGCAATAGAAGTTTTAGAAGGATTAGATCCAGTTAAACGTAGACCAGGAATGTATACTGATCTAACAAGACCAAACCATTTGGGTCAAGAAGTAATAGATAATAGTGTAGATGAAGCATTAGCTGGATATGCAAAAAATATTGAAGTTATTTTATATAAAGATCAATCATTAGAAATTATTGATGATGGTAGGGGTATGCCTATTGATATACATCCTCAAGAAGGCATACCTGCAATTGAATTAATTTTATGTCGTTTACATGCAGGAGGAAAATTTTCTAATAAAACTTATCAATTTTCAGGAGGATTACATGGTGTAGGTATTTCTGTAGTAAATGCTTTATCTAAAAGAATGGAAGTTAGTATTTTTAGAAATAAAAAAACATATCATATTATTTTTGAAAATGGATGTAAAGTTAAGGATTTAAGTATTATTAATAATAATATTAATTATACGGGAACTAAAATTAGATTTTGGCCTAATGAACATTTTTTTGAACATTCTACTTTTTTAGTATCACATCTAATTAATTTATTAAAGGCAAAAGCAATATTATGTTCAGGGTTAACGGTTAGTTTTAAAAATAAAAATACAAAAGATTATTATTCTTGGCATTATAAATATGGATTATGTGATTATTTAATAAACTCTTCAAAAAATTTTAATTCTATACCTAAAGAACCATTTACAGGTGACTATATTAGTAAAACCAAACATATTAGTTGGGCTTTATTTTGGATAACTAATAGTAATAATACTATTATTACAGAAAGTTATGTAAATTTAATTCCAACAACTAATGGCGGAACTCATGTTAATGGGTTAAGACTTGGACTATTAGATGCCATAAAAAATTTTTGTAACTGTCATAATATTTTACCTAAAAATCTTAAATTATCTGGTGATGATGTTTGGAATGATTGTTCATATGTATTATCTATAAAAATACAAGATCCACAATTTACAGGACAAACTAAAGAACGTCTATCTTCTAGACAATGTACAGTATTTGTATCTCATATAGTAAGAGATGCTTTTATTTTATGGTTAAATAAGAATATTAAGATTGGTATATGTATTGCTGATATGGTAATAGCAAACGCACAAAAACGTATTCGAGAATCTAAAAAAATTATAAAGAAAAAAAATTATATAAGTTCACTTTTACCAGGTAAATTAGCAGATTGTATTATTAAAAATCCTAAAAAAACAGAATTATTTCTAGTAGAAGGAGATTCTGCTGGTGGTTCTGCTAAACAAGCAAGAGATAAAAATTATCAAGCTGTTATGCCTTTAAAAGGTAAAATTTTGAATACATGGGAAATTAATTCTGAAGAAATTTTATGTTCACAAGAAATATATGACATTATATTAGCAATAGGTGTATATCCTAATAATGATAATCTAAAAAAATTAAGATATCATAAAATTTGTATTTTAGCAGATGCAGATTCTGATGGTTTACATATTGCTACTTTATTATGTGCTTTATTTATTAAACATTTTTTCCCATTAGTTACAAATGGTAATATTTATGTTGCTATGCCACCTTTATATCGTATAGATTTGGGTAAACATATTTTTTATGCTTTAGACGAAAATGAGAAATTATTAATTTTAAATAAGTATGCTTCTAAATATAAGCAAGATAGCATTAATGTACAACGTTTTAAAGGTTTAGGAGAAATGAATCCAAAACAATTAAGAGAAACAACATTTAATCCTAATACTAGAAAACTAGTACAATTAGTAATTCATAATAATAATTTAGATATTAAGAAAGCATTATCTATTATGGATATGTTGCTATCTAAAAAAAGATCAGAGGATCGCCGTAAATGGTTACAACAAAAAGGAGATATTACTAATATTTAG
- the aceE gene encoding pyruvate dehydrogenase (acetyl-transferring), homodimeric type: MSDEKYNDVDPIETNDWIQSIKYVIKEEGINRAKFLLDKIKNYINYDVNSRNDYINTISLVQEPIYPGNIIIEKKIRNTIRWNAIMIVLRAYKKKLDLGGHISSYQSSAHIYEVCFNHFFQAINKYNHGDIIYFQGHISPGIYARSFLENRLTVKNLDNFRQEICGKGLSSYPHPKLMPNFWQFPTVSMGLGPISAIYQAKFLKYLHNRELQDTSTRKIFAFLGDGEMDEPESKGVINIAAREKLDNLIFIINCNLQRLDGPVYGNGKIINELASFFNGAGWSVIKVIWGNRWEQLISQDNSKKLIHLFNETLDGDFQNFKSKNGNYIRKHFFGKYPETLKLVEHLTDKEIEQLNYGGHDSKKIYAALNLAYKTKNKPTVILMHTIKGYGLGEIAEGKNIAHQIKNIDIKTLKNIRDRLSLNISDNDLCKLPYISFAKKSIEYQYLHDQRKKLGGYIPYRRNHVTDKIILPKLSDFSVLFNTQHNYISTTKAFVKILGLLLRNINLKNKIVPIIADEARTFGMEGLFRQIGIYNSNGLNYTPQDKALLAYYKEDKKGQILQEGINESGAFASWLAAATSYSTNNLIMIPFYIYYSIFGFQRIGDFCWAAGDQQARGFLIGATSGRTTLNGEGLQHADGHSHIQSLTVPNCISYDPAYAYELAIIIYNGLHRMYGEKQENIYFYITTTNENYKMPNIIPTGVEYGICKGIYKLRNIPGKKCCVQLLGSGSILKHVIQAGKILYQEYDISSDIFSVTSFTEIARNGQDCDRWNMLHPMNKRRIPYITQIMKNCPTIATTDYMKIFAEQIRKYIPTNNYFVLGTDGFGRSDSRQNLRDFFEISFPYITLAVLNILLDLNIINNNIIMHFIKKYNIDINKNNPRSS; encoded by the coding sequence ATGTCAGATGAAAAATATAATGACGTGGATCCAATTGAAACTAATGATTGGATACAATCTATTAAATATGTTATTAAAGAAGAAGGTATAAATAGAGCAAAATTTTTATTAGATAAAATAAAAAATTATATAAATTATGATGTTAATAGTCGAAATGACTATATTAATACTATATCATTAGTGCAAGAACCAATATATCCAGGTAATATAATTATTGAAAAAAAAATCAGAAATACTATACGTTGGAATGCAATAATGATAGTATTAAGAGCTTATAAAAAAAAATTAGATTTAGGTGGTCATATTTCATCATATCAATCTTCAGCTCATATTTATGAAGTATGTTTTAATCATTTTTTTCAAGCTATAAATAAATATAATCATGGAGATATTATTTATTTTCAAGGACATATATCTCCAGGTATTTATGCAAGATCTTTTTTAGAAAATAGATTAACTGTAAAAAATTTGGATAATTTTCGTCAAGAGATATGCGGCAAAGGATTATCATCTTATCCACATCCTAAACTTATGCCAAATTTCTGGCAATTTCCTACTGTATCTATGGGGTTGGGTCCAATATCAGCTATATATCAAGCTAAATTTTTAAAATATTTGCATAATAGAGAATTACAAGATACGTCTACACGTAAAATTTTTGCATTTTTAGGTGATGGTGAAATGGATGAACCAGAATCTAAAGGGGTAATTAATATTGCAGCAAGAGAAAAATTAGATAATTTAATTTTTATTATTAATTGTAATTTACAAAGACTCGATGGACCAGTATATGGTAATGGTAAAATAATTAATGAATTGGCTTCATTTTTTAATGGTGCAGGATGGTCTGTTATTAAAGTTATTTGGGGCAATCGATGGGAACAATTGATATCTCAAGATAATAGTAAAAAATTAATTCATTTATTTAATGAAACATTAGATGGAGATTTTCAAAATTTTAAATCAAAAAATGGTAATTATATTAGAAAACATTTTTTTGGTAAATATCCAGAAACTTTAAAATTGGTTGAACATTTAACTGATAAAGAAATTGAACAATTAAACTATGGAGGTCATGATTCTAAAAAAATATATGCTGCATTAAATTTGGCTTATAAAACAAAAAATAAACCTACAGTTATTTTAATGCATACTATCAAGGGTTATGGATTAGGAGAAATAGCTGAAGGTAAAAATATTGCGCATCAAATTAAAAATATTGATATTAAAACTTTAAAAAATATACGTGATCGTTTATCACTAAATATTAGTGATAATGATTTATGTAAATTACCTTATATTTCTTTTGCAAAAAAATCTATAGAATATCAATATTTACATGATCAACGTAAAAAATTAGGTGGTTATATACCATATCGTAGAAATCATGTTACGGATAAAATTATTTTACCTAAATTATCAGATTTTAGTGTATTATTTAATACACAACACAATTATATATCCACGACAAAAGCATTTGTGAAAATTTTAGGTTTACTTTTAAGAAACATAAATTTAAAAAATAAAATAGTACCTATTATTGCTGATGAAGCACGCACATTTGGTATGGAAGGATTGTTTAGACAAATTGGCATATATAATTCTAATGGATTAAATTATACACCACAAGATAAAGCATTATTGGCTTACTATAAAGAAGATAAAAAAGGACAAATATTACAAGAAGGTATTAATGAATCTGGTGCTTTTGCCTCTTGGTTAGCTGCAGCAACATCATATTCTACAAATAATTTAATTATGATACCTTTTTATATTTATTATTCTATTTTTGGTTTTCAAAGAATTGGTGATTTTTGTTGGGCAGCAGGTGATCAACAAGCAAGAGGCTTTTTAATAGGTGCTACATCTGGCAGAACTACTCTTAATGGTGAAGGATTACAACATGCAGATGGACATAGTCATATTCAATCTTTAACAGTTCCAAATTGTATTTCTTATGATCCTGCTTATGCATACGAATTAGCAATCATTATATATAATGGTTTACATAGAATGTATGGAGAAAAGCAAGAAAATATATATTTTTATATTACCACTACTAATGAAAATTATAAAATGCCTAATATTATACCTACAGGAGTAGAGTATGGTATATGTAAAGGTATTTACAAATTACGTAATATACCAGGGAAAAAATGTTGTGTACAATTACTTGGTTCTGGTTCTATACTAAAACATGTAATACAAGCAGGAAAAATATTATATCAAGAGTATGATATTAGTTCAGATATTTTTAGCGTAACTTCGTTTACTGAAATTGCACGTAATGGACAAGATTGTGATCGTTGGAATATGTTACATCCTATGAACAAACGTCGTATACCTTATATAACACAAATTATGAAGAATTGTCCTACTATTGCTACTACAGATTATATGAAAATTTTTGCTGAACAAATTAGGAAATATATTCCTACAAATAATTATTTTGTTTTAGGCACAGATGGTTTTGGACGTTCAGATAGTAGACAAAATTTACGTGATTTTTTTGAAATTAGTTTTCCTTATATAACATTAGCAGTACTTAATATTCTATTAGATTTAAATATTATTAATAATAATATTATTATGCATTTTATAAAAAAATATAATATTGATATAAATAAAAATAATCCTCGAAGCTCCTAA
- a CDS encoding 2-oxo acid dehydrogenase subunit E2 — translation MNKNIILPDIGNEDMKVTDILVKEGEFITKDQSIIIVESDKTSMEIPTNYSGIIQKILVSVGDIVHTDSLILTIKDNNTKNTTHKIQEENINKIFSQNILVPDIGTKSMVVKQILVQKNSTINKNQSLIIIYNDNHTIEIASLYAGYVKKINIKINDIIHTNDIIIVLSINTINNNITNNQTSFIKTNNIIKTNTLYNQEQYFNATPIIRKMAREFKIDLSEVKGSGNKNRITKEDILKFSTQKTDINNVSELHANINNYKQYGNIEKIYLNHIQKITSVNLTNNWKNIPHVTQHIEVDITQLEKFRVEKNKEFQNTNSNVKLTLLSFIIKICAYALKKYPYFNSSLLDKETLIIKKYYNIGIAINTKQGLMVPVIFDVLNKSIIDIAQEIILLSQKAQKKQLIPKNMQGGCFTISNLGGIRSNFFTPIINAPEVAILGISQSIIKPVWDSQKFIPKLMLPLSLSYDHRVINGVDGIIFLNYICNLIHDIRNILMYN, via the coding sequence ATGAATAAAAATATAATACTTCCTGATATAGGCAATGAAGACATGAAGGTTACTGATATTTTAGTTAAAGAAGGAGAATTTATAACTAAAGATCAGAGTATTATTATTGTAGAAAGTGATAAAACTTCTATGGAAATTCCTACTAATTATTCTGGAATAATACAAAAAATTTTAGTATCTGTAGGAGATATAGTACATACAGATAGTTTAATATTAACTATTAAAGATAATAATACTAAAAATACAACACATAAAATACAAGAAGAAAATATTAATAAAATATTTTCTCAAAATATTTTAGTTCCCGATATAGGCACTAAAAGTATGGTAGTAAAACAAATTTTAGTGCAAAAAAATAGTACAATTAATAAAAATCAATCATTAATTATTATATATAACGACAATCATACAATTGAAATTGCATCTTTATATGCTGGATATGTTAAAAAAATAAATATTAAAATTAATGATATCATTCATACAAATGATATTATAATTGTTTTATCTATAAATACTATAAATAATAATATAACTAATAATCAAACATCATTTATTAAAACAAATAATATTATTAAAACAAATACTTTATATAATCAAGAACAATATTTTAATGCAACTCCTATTATAAGAAAAATGGCACGGGAATTTAAAATTGATCTATCAGAAGTTAAGGGTAGTGGTAATAAAAATAGAATTACTAAAGAGGATATTTTAAAGTTTAGTACACAAAAAACAGATATTAATAATGTTAGTGAATTACATGCAAATATCAATAATTATAAACAATATGGTAATATAGAAAAAATATATTTAAATCATATACAAAAAATTACTAGTGTAAATCTTACAAATAACTGGAAAAATATTCCGCATGTTACACAGCATATAGAAGTTGATATTACACAATTAGAAAAATTTCGTGTTGAAAAAAATAAAGAATTTCAAAATACTAATAGTAATGTTAAACTTACATTATTGAGTTTTATTATAAAAATATGTGCATATGCTTTAAAAAAATATCCATATTTTAATTCATCTTTGTTAGATAAAGAAACGTTAATTATTAAAAAGTACTATAATATAGGTATTGCTATTAATACTAAACAAGGTTTAATGGTTCCAGTAATATTTGATGTTCTTAATAAAAGTATTATCGATATTGCGCAAGAAATAATTCTTTTATCACAAAAAGCACAAAAAAAACAACTCATACCAAAAAATATGCAAGGTGGATGTTTTACTATATCTAATCTAGGTGGTATACGTAGTAATTTTTTTACTCCTATAATTAATGCTCCAGAAGTTGCTATTTTAGGTATATCACAGTCTATTATTAAACCTGTATGGGATAGTCAAAAATTTATTCCTAAATTAATGTTGCCATTATCTTTATCTTATGATCATCGAGTAATAAATGGTGTAGATGGAATTATTTTTTTAAATTATATTTGTAATTTAATACATGATATTAGAAATATATTAATGTACAATTAA
- the lpdA gene encoding dihydrolipoyl dehydrogenase, producing the protein MNKQINTEVVVIGGGPAGYSAAFRCSDLGMKTTIIEKYNNLGGVCLNVGCIPSKSLLHISNIIEENNICNKQGIFNNKIELNIQNILLWKKNIINKLINGLNFLAKKRNINIINGTAKFITENIIEINNNNNIKQIFFKNAIIATGSRSNTLPIIPNDKRIWNSTDALMLKTIPKKMLILGAGIIGLEMATIYNTLGSKIDVVEISKDLLPEIDQDIINVYKKCIQQKFTVLLNTQIISIDNTKDILQVHMTSDNQQSIYSKSYDIILVAIGRIPNSNYINQDFNKIKMNHKNFICVDNQMRTNIPNIYAIGDVIGPPLLAHKGMHEGHLAAEVIAGKKHYFIPKIIPSIAYTNPEIGWVGITEKQAKIDNIVYKTSCFPWNALGRAMTSNAEYGLTKLIIEKCSNRIIGGCVIGPNAGELLGEISLAIEMGCDIEDIALTIHAHPTLYESIGLAAEILTGSITDILNITK; encoded by the coding sequence ATGAATAAACAAATAAATACAGAAGTAGTTGTTATTGGTGGTGGACCAGCAGGATATTCTGCTGCTTTTCGTTGTAGTGATTTAGGTATGAAAACAACAATTATAGAAAAGTATAATAATTTAGGTGGAGTATGTTTAAATGTAGGATGTATTCCGTCTAAATCTTTATTACATATTTCTAATATTATTGAAGAAAATAATATATGTAATAAACAAGGTATTTTTAATAATAAAATTGAATTAAACATACAAAACATATTATTATGGAAAAAGAATATAATAAATAAATTAATTAATGGTCTAAATTTTTTAGCAAAAAAAAGAAATATAAATATTATAAATGGTACGGCAAAATTCATTACAGAAAATATTATAGAAATCAATAATAATAATAATATTAAACAGATTTTTTTTAAAAATGCAATTATTGCTACTGGTTCTAGATCAAATACATTACCAATAATTCCTAATGATAAACGTATATGGAATTCAACAGATGCATTAATGTTAAAAACTATACCTAAAAAAATGTTAATTTTAGGAGCAGGAATTATTGGATTAGAAATGGCTACTATTTATAATACTTTAGGATCTAAAATAGATGTTGTAGAAATATCAAAGGATTTATTACCAGAAATTGATCAAGATATTATTAATGTTTATAAAAAATGTATTCAACAAAAATTTACTGTATTATTAAACACACAAATTATATCTATAGATAACACAAAAGATATATTACAAGTACATATGACTAGTGATAATCAACAATCTATATATTCTAAATCGTATGACATTATTTTAGTAGCTATAGGTAGAATACCAAATTCTAATTATATTAATCAAGATTTTAATAAAATAAAAATGAATCATAAAAACTTTATTTGTGTGGATAATCAAATGAGAACTAATATTCCTAATATATATGCTATTGGTGATGTTATAGGACCTCCTCTTTTAGCACATAAAGGTATGCATGAAGGTCATTTAGCAGCAGAAGTAATTGCTGGTAAAAAACATTATTTTATTCCAAAAATTATACCATCAATAGCATATACTAATCCAGAAATTGGTTGGGTAGGAATAACAGAAAAACAAGCTAAAATAGATAATATAGTATATAAAACATCATGTTTCCCATGGAATGCTTTAGGTAGAGCAATGACAAGTAATGCTGAATATGGTTTAACTAAATTAATTATAGAAAAATGTTCTAATAGAATTATTGGAGGATGTGTTATAGGACCTAATGCAGGAGAATTATTAGGAGAAATTAGTTTAGCTATTGAAATGGGATGTGATATAGAAGATATAGCATTAACAATTCATGCACATCCTACATTATATGAATCAATCGGATTGGCTGCAGAAATATTAACAGGTTCTATTACAGATATTTTAAATATTACTAAATAA
- a CDS encoding glycoside hydrolase family 28 protein, with translation MFNYKKFNLILNNINIPVFKKQKFYLKTYFDKISNNYIDISQVINSAIIDCHNNGGGTVIIPDGEFYCGPIHLKSNVNLFLCANTIIKFFTDPKKYFNVLTRWEGIDCINYTPLIYAYNQTNIAITGYGTLDGQASLYNWWSWKKNIDNTTLQDKDVKLLIHMMENNIPINKRIFGYNHFLRPNFIQLYLCSNILITGITIINSPMWEIHPLLSNNIYINNVTINSIGPNNDGCNPESCSNVLIDNCYFNTGDDCIAIKSGKNSDGRKINIASKNIIIQNCLMNKGHGAIVLGSECTGGINNIFIRNCKTIGEQLQSFLRIKNNAVRGGIINNIYITDINIQCIKSSFLNINLLYDEGQNGTYLPKIYNIYINNIYINLCYRVIDINSFIHSFINNIFLQNSIFKNIKYPSKIQIFNKDNLINFNNVKFL, from the coding sequence ATGTTTAATTATAAAAAATTTAATTTAATATTAAATAATATTAATATTCCTGTTTTTAAAAAACAAAAATTTTATCTTAAAACATATTTTGATAAAATATCAAATAATTATATTGATATTTCACAAGTCATTAATTCTGCCATAATCGATTGCCATAATAATGGTGGTGGTACAGTTATTATTCCTGATGGAGAGTTTTATTGTGGGCCTATACATCTTAAAAGTAATGTAAATTTATTTTTATGTGCAAATACTATTATAAAATTTTTTACTGATCCTAAAAAATATTTTAATGTTTTAACTAGATGGGAAGGTATAGATTGTATTAATTATACTCCTTTAATTTATGCATATAATCAAACAAATATAGCTATTACAGGATATGGAACATTAGATGGACAAGCTAGTTTATATAATTGGTGGTCTTGGAAAAAAAATATTGATAATACAACTTTACAAGATAAAGATGTAAAATTATTAATTCACATGATGGAAAATAATATTCCAATTAATAAAAGAATTTTTGGATATAATCATTTTCTTAGACCTAATTTTATACAATTATATTTATGTTCTAATATTTTAATTACAGGAATAACTATTATTAATTCTCCTATGTGGGAAATACATCCATTATTAAGTAATAATATTTACATCAATAATGTGACTATTAATAGTATAGGTCCTAATAATGACGGTTGCAATCCAGAATCTTGTAGTAATGTTTTAATTGATAATTGTTATTTTAATACAGGAGATGATTGTATTGCTATTAAATCAGGTAAAAATAGTGATGGTAGAAAAATTAATATAGCTTCAAAAAATATTATTATACAAAATTGTTTAATGAATAAAGGACATGGGGCAATTGTTTTAGGTAGTGAATGTACTGGTGGAATAAATAATATTTTTATAAGAAATTGCAAAACCATTGGTGAACAATTACAATCTTTTTTAAGAATTAAAAATAATGCTGTACGTGGTGGTATTATAAATAATATATATATAACAGATATTAATATTCAATGTATTAAATCTAGTTTTTTAAATATTAATTTATTATATGATGAAGGACAAAATGGAACATATTTACCAAAAATATATAATATATATATAAATAATATTTATATAAACTTATGTTACAGAGTTATAGATATAAATTCTTTTATACATTCATTTATTAATAATATTTTTTTGCAAAATAGTATTTTTAAAAATATTAAATATCCTTCTAAAATTCAGATTTTTAATAAAGATAATTTAATTAATTTTAATAATGTAAAATTTTTATAA